A single window of Paenibacillus sp. SYP-B4298 DNA harbors:
- a CDS encoding sigma-54 interaction domain-containing protein: MKRYNIAVLAGYASTSSMLCSQLTAVLGRYMVFHPFSVDSWTGEQEMDLVLVSSHVLFVRHSPFQFHKQVDVLFIKRTLSREGWDRIRELPAGAQYLIVNDERDSVVETISLLYELGLRHVDLIPYYPGMQDARSVSRAITPGEGWLVPEGMEEAIDIGARMVDITTMVEILTRFDLLNSETRGLLDTYAKTIVTANQGLQLTMHHLIDAKNLFEETLNRVQDGVITYDEKGVIRFVNHTAEQLLGVGIWELSGRLVAEVFRKHHLDLRLLEEETKDQLATVNKQTVMVSRMSIRGQGSAAERVLILKIAEKVEELELKLRTQLRNNGHASRFSFHDIITCSDKMRRLIERAAKMANNDFSILLLGENGTGKELFAHSIHQASGRARFPFVPINCGALPENLLESELFGYEDGAFTGARKGGKPGLFEQAHRGTIFLDEIGDISPNMQIRLLRVLQQKEILKIGGTKVLPIDVRVIAATNRDLAAMVKAGTFREDLYYRLKVLQLKLLPLRERREDILLLASYFLKRRGYTQSLCAEVQEALVSYRWPGNIRELENTMEYVAIMSEGDLTADELPFMGDEEAAEEPARHHRPPPPEPPAYLSPAHSLPAACAGVELDRLLLELILEARRCSAPMGRRNMVNAARERGVLVTESEVRLAMEELRRKGLIIVRRGRAGCSLTAAGYEYMNDAIV; this comes from the coding sequence ATGAAACGATACAACATCGCGGTATTGGCGGGATATGCTTCGACCAGCTCCATGCTGTGTTCTCAATTGACAGCCGTACTGGGACGGTACATGGTTTTTCATCCCTTCTCAGTTGACAGCTGGACGGGGGAACAAGAGATGGACCTGGTGCTGGTCAGCTCCCATGTTCTATTTGTCCGCCACTCTCCGTTCCAGTTTCATAAGCAGGTGGATGTGCTGTTCATCAAGCGAACGTTGTCCAGGGAGGGCTGGGATCGCATTCGCGAGCTGCCTGCAGGTGCCCAATATTTAATTGTAAATGATGAACGGGATTCGGTGGTGGAGACGATCTCGTTGCTCTATGAGCTGGGCTTGCGCCATGTGGATCTGATTCCATACTATCCGGGGATGCAGGATGCCCGCAGCGTCAGCCGGGCGATTACGCCTGGCGAGGGCTGGCTCGTTCCCGAGGGGATGGAGGAGGCGATCGACATCGGCGCCCGAATGGTGGATATTACCACGATGGTGGAGATATTGACCCGCTTCGATCTGCTGAACAGCGAGACGCGCGGTCTGCTGGATACGTATGCCAAGACGATCGTGACCGCGAATCAGGGGCTGCAACTGACGATGCACCATCTGATCGATGCCAAAAATCTATTCGAGGAGACGCTGAATAGAGTACAAGACGGTGTCATCACATATGATGAGAAAGGCGTCATACGCTTCGTCAACCATACGGCGGAGCAATTGCTTGGCGTGGGCATATGGGAGCTGTCCGGCCGGCTGGTGGCCGAGGTCTTCCGCAAGCATCATCTCGATCTGCGCCTGCTGGAGGAGGAGACGAAGGATCAACTGGCTACCGTCAACAAGCAGACGGTTATGGTCAGTCGCATGTCGATCCGGGGGCAGGGGAGTGCTGCAGAGCGGGTGCTGATTCTGAAAATAGCGGAAAAGGTGGAGGAGTTGGAGTTGAAGCTCCGCACCCAACTTCGCAATAATGGCCACGCCTCACGCTTCTCCTTCCACGACATTATTACCTGCTCGGACAAAATGCGGCGGTTGATCGAACGGGCCGCGAAGATGGCCAATAATGACTTCAGCATCCTTCTTCTTGGCGAGAACGGTACCGGTAAGGAACTGTTCGCTCATTCCATTCATCAAGCCTCCGGCCGCGCCCGCTTTCCGTTTGTTCCGATCAATTGCGGCGCACTTCCTGAGAATCTGCTAGAGTCCGAGTTGTTCGGCTATGAGGACGGAGCGTTTACGGGCGCGAGAAAGGGAGGGAAGCCTGGGTTGTTCGAACAGGCGCACCGGGGCACCATCTTTCTGGACGAGATCGGGGATATTTCTCCCAACATGCAAATCCGCTTGCTGCGTGTACTGCAGCAAAAGGAAATATTGAAGATTGGGGGGACGAAGGTACTGCCGATTGATGTTCGCGTCATCGCTGCGACCAATCGCGATCTTGCAGCGATGGTCAAGGCAGGCACCTTCCGCGAGGATCTATATTACCGCTTGAAGGTGCTGCAGTTGAAGCTGCTGCCGCTGCGGGAGCGGCGCGAGGATATTTTGCTGCTGGCGAGCTATTTTCTCAAGCGACGGGGTTATACGCAGTCGCTCTGCGCAGAGGTTCAGGAGGCGCTGGTAAGCTATCGCTGGCCGGGCAATATCCGCGAACTCGAAAATACGATGGAGTACGTTGCGATCATGAGCGAAGGCGACCTGACCGCCGATGAGCTGCCCTTTATGGGGGATGAAGAGGCAGCAGAGGAGCCCGCCCGCCATCATCGCCCGCCGCCACCGGAGCCGCCGGCATATCTCTCGCCCGCACATTCATTGCCCGCGGCCTGCGCCGGGGTGGAGCTTGATCGGCTGCTGCTGGAGCTGATATTGGAGGCCAGGCGCTGCAGCGCGCCAATGGGCAGACGCAATATGGTGAATGCTGCTCGGGAGCGCGGGGTGCTGGTGACAGAAAGCGAGGTCAGGCTCGCGATGGAAGAGCTGCGACGCAAGGGGCTGATCATCGTAAGGCGGGGGCGCGCCGGCTGCTCGCTGACGGCTGCCGGCTATGAATATATGAATGATGCAATCGTATGA
- the rpoN gene encoding RNA polymerase factor sigma-54 gives MAVEYSMLQTQTVRLALTQEMRQSLVILQLPIVELNAYLERELERNPVLEKECEGRSAAETGANDWRSERATQGSSGGDLWSQLPARTVTLEAALLEQLYCMQDIPPLRRRIAAFLAGNLDSHGYLRIAPAEAAALLQAPLDEVMSGLELLRSLEPAGVASLDLADCLLRQLARRQERCSLAERLVQDGVERLASSSVRSLAAAYQTSTEELRAALRLIRSLQPRPGAGYGGGSIPYAIPDVILRPAGEGGQWQAETNDAVALKLTINAYYERLASNQRRPASELLYLEEHLHSARQLLRCVEQRRATLLSVAAAMVERQPEFLCKGWARLRPMQLKDIAERLGVHESTVSRAVSGKYMQTPLGVCELKSMFSTALPGVSGQEAVSAESIRCRLKGLISGENGHKPYSDQRLAELLSAEGYAVARRTVAKYREQLGIAPAGRRSGR, from the coding sequence ATGGCCGTCGAATACAGCATGCTGCAAACCCAGACAGTCAGGCTGGCATTGACGCAGGAGATGCGGCAAAGCCTTGTTATACTGCAGCTTCCCATTGTGGAGCTGAATGCTTACCTGGAACGTGAATTGGAGCGTAACCCGGTGCTGGAGAAGGAATGCGAGGGGCGTAGTGCCGCTGAGACGGGGGCTAACGACTGGCGTTCCGAGCGGGCGACTCAGGGGAGCAGCGGCGGCGATCTCTGGTCGCAGCTTCCGGCCCGCACCGTTACACTGGAGGCTGCGCTGCTGGAGCAGTTATACTGCATGCAGGATATTCCGCCGCTGCGCAGACGAATCGCCGCATTTCTGGCAGGCAATCTTGATTCCCACGGATATTTGCGGATTGCCCCGGCGGAGGCAGCCGCGCTGCTGCAGGCGCCGCTAGATGAGGTGATGTCGGGCCTGGAGCTGCTGCGCAGCCTGGAGCCGGCAGGGGTCGCCTCGCTGGATCTGGCCGATTGCCTGCTGCGCCAGCTTGCCCGCCGCCAGGAACGCTGCTCGCTCGCTGAACGGCTTGTCCAAGACGGTGTAGAGCGGCTCGCCTCCAGCAGTGTGCGCTCGCTCGCAGCTGCATATCAGACGTCGACGGAGGAGCTGCGCGCTGCGCTTCGCCTCATCCGCAGCCTGCAGCCGCGTCCAGGCGCAGGATATGGCGGCGGGTCCATCCCCTATGCAATCCCGGATGTTATCCTGCGTCCGGCTGGGGAGGGGGGGCAGTGGCAGGCAGAGACGAATGACGCTGTCGCGCTGAAGCTGACGATCAACGCCTATTATGAGCGGCTGGCAAGCAACCAGCGTCGACCGGCCTCGGAGCTGCTGTATCTTGAGGAGCATCTGCATTCGGCCAGACAATTGCTTCGATGCGTGGAGCAGCGGCGAGCCACGCTGCTCTCGGTGGCTGCCGCGATGGTCGAGCGGCAGCCGGAATTTCTGTGCAAGGGCTGGGCGCGATTGAGACCGATGCAATTGAAGGATATTGCTGAGCGGCTGGGTGTTCATGAATCAACGGTCAGCCGGGCGGTATCCGGCAAATATATGCAGACGCCGCTGGGCGTATGCGAGCTCAAGTCGATGTTTTCTACAGCGCTTCCAGGAGTGTCCGGTCAGGAAGCCGTATCGGCGGAAAGCATCAGGTGCCGGCTGAAAGGGCTGATTAGCGGCGAGAACGGGCACAAGCCGTATTCCGATCAGCGGCTGGCCGAGCTGCTCAGCGCCGAAGGGTATGCCGTGGCCCGCAGAACCGTCGCCAAATACCGAGAGCAGTTGGGCATCGCCCCGGCTGGGCGGCGCTCAGGCAGATAG
- a CDS encoding ABC transporter substrate-binding protein, whose product MQSQVQIKPLTIWIALLLFALCISACGTSNQPTGSAEEAPTGEAESTSNVNRARDGGAESADISPASTRVYEHMSGSSKIPVKAERVVTDWYYGQLVALGIKPIGTDPFVLNNHPFIEQEGTESIGQSVEKILELEPDLILSWGANKYDDYAKIAPTVPLELNGGPKEAVQIFGDILGREEEAKQWISEFDRTVEEARQQISDVIASGETFTILNIWKNTLRVYGFVNMGGYALYEGLQVKAPAKVEEVFRNTEEWYEEISLEVISEYAGDHLIVTSYDPEGTSAVMQELEQSAVWSSLDAVKNNRVYTVDYNSLYFDDPIAIQEQVKLLAKVIAERKQY is encoded by the coding sequence ATGCAGTCACAAGTACAGATCAAGCCGCTCACGATATGGATCGCATTGCTGCTATTCGCACTTTGCATCAGTGCATGCGGCACATCGAATCAGCCTACCGGATCGGCAGAGGAGGCTCCGACAGGCGAAGCCGAATCCACAAGCAATGTGAACCGTGCTCGCGATGGGGGAGCCGAGTCGGCAGACATCAGCCCGGCCTCAACACGGGTATACGAGCATATGAGCGGCAGTTCGAAAATTCCGGTGAAGGCGGAGCGTGTGGTGACGGATTGGTATTATGGTCAATTGGTGGCGCTAGGCATCAAGCCGATTGGCACCGACCCATTTGTGTTGAACAATCATCCGTTTATTGAGCAGGAGGGGACAGAGAGCATCGGGCAATCTGTGGAGAAGATATTGGAGCTTGAGCCAGATCTCATCCTGTCGTGGGGAGCTAACAAGTACGATGATTACGCCAAAATCGCGCCGACGGTACCATTGGAGCTAAATGGCGGCCCGAAGGAAGCGGTGCAGATCTTTGGAGATATACTGGGCCGGGAGGAGGAGGCCAAGCAGTGGATCAGCGAATTTGACCGGACAGTTGAAGAGGCAAGGCAGCAAATTTCGGATGTGATCGCTTCGGGTGAAACATTCACGATTCTTAATATTTGGAAAAACACCTTGCGTGTGTATGGCTTTGTCAATATGGGCGGTTATGCCTTGTATGAAGGATTGCAGGTAAAGGCTCCGGCAAAGGTGGAGGAGGTATTTCGCAATACAGAGGAATGGTACGAGGAGATTTCACTCGAGGTCATCTCTGAGTATGCGGGTGATCATCTGATTGTGACGAGCTATGATCCTGAAGGCACCTCGGCGGTAATGCAGGAGCTGGAACAAAGCGCGGTATGGAGCAGCCTGGATGCGGTGAAGAACAATCGCGTCTATACAGTGGATTACAACAGTCTGTACTTTGATGATCCGATTGCGATTCAAGAACAGGTGAAGCTGCTAGCGAAGGTAATCGCTGAACGTAAACAATACTAG
- a CDS encoding helix-turn-helix domain-containing protein, which produces MIYTGLPILRSMRALPELRPDGGYELYQPLHSLLLLETKGARLYIAGQSYELKGAAVVLLPPHTLFELQVPNRDGGQAVDSMQASAQYTAPGSQGLRFCAAMFEWLDTGEGAAEHGAPALAELADTSLLGEAAELYHRFEGKLYNSVSQRLSIQSRFLQLLANAWWLLEQPTAISFASRRHGIDNVLWHVHRFYNRRMDRDVAVELSEMSLRRFTARFKQQTGRTFIEYLNRWRIEKAQELMLTKRLTLHEVAQQVGYADEFYLSRKFKQVTGMSPTAYISKPKRIASLDHAYTIDLLALNVMPCSAITDQWMQEYFQIEARCPAFRPLYWQMELEERLDVLKEARPDILLLPERSADDDDLLHAIRKLGLVVQMPWKGIGWRRRFWSIAELTGNEQSGREWLDRFDARIEEAKERLRHRLCPGETVAIINIRSDRNLVYVQGYMGADLLYDLLQLTPPRTVALQRLQGLEHPELSYTSFADAHWGRYDADHYFVAVENSVAARKRWAQLQEQPLWRERSAVKHGHVYVVEMSKWYGYASAVLHAQLDDVLASLLGSGH; this is translated from the coding sequence ATGATTTACACAGGGCTACCGATCCTTCGCAGCATGCGTGCCTTGCCAGAATTGCGGCCGGATGGCGGTTATGAGCTCTATCAGCCATTGCACAGCTTGCTCTTGTTGGAGACGAAGGGGGCGCGGCTGTACATTGCGGGGCAAAGCTATGAGCTAAAAGGAGCCGCAGTCGTTCTACTCCCCCCGCATACGCTGTTTGAACTGCAGGTACCGAATCGAGACGGGGGGCAGGCAGTCGACAGCATGCAGGCATCCGCTCAGTATACAGCGCCTGGCAGCCAAGGGCTGCGATTTTGTGCGGCGATGTTTGAATGGCTGGATACGGGGGAGGGGGCTGCGGAGCATGGAGCTCCGGCATTGGCCGAGTTGGCTGACACCTCGCTGCTGGGAGAGGCTGCTGAGCTGTATCACAGGTTTGAAGGGAAGCTGTACAACAGTGTGTCGCAGAGGCTTTCGATTCAATCCCGTTTCTTGCAACTGCTGGCGAATGCGTGGTGGCTGCTGGAGCAGCCGACAGCCATCAGCTTTGCCTCGAGGCGCCATGGCATCGATAATGTGCTATGGCATGTGCACAGGTTCTACAACCGGAGGATGGATCGCGATGTCGCTGTTGAATTATCGGAGATGAGCCTTCGCAGGTTTACTGCTCGCTTTAAACAGCAGACCGGTCGCACCTTTATTGAATATCTGAATCGATGGCGTATCGAGAAAGCCCAGGAGTTGATGCTGACGAAGCGGCTGACGCTTCATGAGGTGGCTCAGCAGGTTGGTTATGCCGATGAATTTTATTTGAGCCGCAAATTCAAACAGGTGACAGGTATGTCGCCCACAGCGTATATAAGCAAGCCCAAGCGTATTGCCTCGCTGGATCATGCCTATACGATTGATTTGCTGGCTCTGAATGTCATGCCTTGTTCCGCTATTACCGATCAGTGGATGCAAGAATATTTTCAGATCGAGGCGCGATGCCCTGCCTTTCGCCCGTTATACTGGCAGATGGAGCTGGAGGAGAGGCTGGACGTGCTGAAGGAGGCGCGGCCCGATATTCTGTTGCTGCCCGAGCGGTCGGCGGATGACGATGATCTGCTCCATGCGATCCGCAAGCTGGGGCTCGTTGTCCAGATGCCTTGGAAGGGAATCGGCTGGAGGCGGCGATTCTGGAGCATTGCCGAGCTGACAGGCAATGAACAGTCCGGGCGAGAGTGGCTGGACAGATTTGATGCGCGGATAGAGGAGGCGAAGGAGCGGCTGCGCCATCGTTTGTGCCCTGGAGAGACGGTGGCCATTATTAATATTCGGAGTGACCGCAATCTTGTCTATGTTCAGGGATATATGGGGGCGGATCTTCTGTATGATTTGCTGCAACTGACTCCCCCCCGGACAGTAGCGCTGCAGCGGCTTCAGGGGCTGGAGCACCCGGAGTTGTCCTACACCTCATTTGCCGACGCTCACTGGGGGCGTTATGATGCCGATCATTATTTCGTAGCTGTGGAAAATAGCGTCGCCGCTCGCAAGCGTTGGGCGCAGTTGCAGGAACAACCGTTATGGCGGGAGCGATCCGCTGTAAAGCATGGCCATGTGTATGTGGTAGAGATGAGCAAATGGTATGGCTATGCTTCTGCTGTGCTTCATGCACAGTTGGATGATGTGTTGGCCAGCTTGTTGGGATCGGGGCATTGA
- a CDS encoding metallophosphoesterase has translation MFVLIGILFLIVYGLLVFYIGWSGWSWMRPVVSARFKIAYIAIMVFLASSFILGRLFGDFSILSMIGSYWLGIFALLLLMLPIVHLSIWLLRLTALPRHRVQKWAGSLTLLTLLALIAYGSYNAYSPVVREYTVTLDKKVEGLEGLNIVMASDMHFGLLSGKAHAQRMVEQINALNPDLVLYPGDLVDDNLDVYLRSGIDEVLRGIEAPYGVYASLGNHDKPPAEVAAALERSNMKVLLDESVVVDGKLVLVGRKDKTESDRVSVEELMASVDQSLPVIMLEHQPYDLDIAAAGGVDLMVSGHTHRGQIAPAHLVTRAIYENDWGYVRKGDFHSVVSSGYGFWGPPLRIGSRSEIVQIHVKFGE, from the coding sequence ATGTTTGTGCTTATTGGTATTTTATTTTTGATTGTCTACGGTCTCTTGGTATTCTATATCGGCTGGAGCGGCTGGAGCTGGATGCGGCCCGTCGTATCCGCTCGCTTCAAGATCGCCTACATTGCGATTATGGTCTTTTTGGCATCGTCATTCATCTTGGGGCGACTGTTTGGAGACTTCTCTATTCTAAGTATGATCGGCTCGTACTGGCTTGGTATTTTTGCGCTGCTGCTGCTTATGCTGCCGATTGTCCATCTATCCATCTGGCTATTGCGTCTGACGGCGCTGCCGCGACACCGTGTGCAGAAATGGGCCGGCTCGCTGACACTGCTGACGTTGCTGGCTCTCATTGCCTACGGCTCTTACAACGCCTATAGTCCTGTTGTCCGTGAATATACGGTGACGCTGGACAAGAAGGTGGAGGGGCTGGAGGGCTTGAATATCGTGATGGCGTCGGATATGCATTTCGGCTTGCTGTCCGGCAAGGCGCATGCGCAGCGGATGGTTGAGCAGATCAATGCGCTGAACCCTGATCTGGTGCTCTATCCGGGCGACCTGGTGGACGATAATCTGGATGTGTATCTTCGCAGCGGCATTGACGAGGTGCTGCGCGGCATCGAGGCGCCATACGGTGTCTATGCCTCGCTGGGCAACCACGACAAGCCGCCTGCTGAGGTGGCGGCTGCGCTGGAGCGCAGCAATATGAAGGTGCTGCTCGATGAGAGCGTCGTTGTGGATGGCAAGCTGGTGCTGGTCGGGCGCAAGGATAAGACGGAGAGTGATCGCGTCTCGGTAGAGGAACTGATGGCCTCTGTGGATCAGAGCTTACCAGTCATCATGCTGGAGCATCAGCCGTATGATCTGGACATCGCTGCTGCGGGCGGCGTCGATCTGATGGTATCAGGCCACACGCATCGCGGACAGATTGCCCCTGCGCATCTGGTCACCCGCGCCATCTACGAGAACGATTGGGGTTATGTGCGCAAGGGGGATTTCCATAGTGTTGTTTCTTCCGGCTATGGCTTCTGGGGGCCGCCGCTGCGCATTGGGAGCCGTTCGGAGATTGTGCAGATTCATGTGAAATTTGGGGAATAG
- a CDS encoding ABC transporter substrate-binding protein, with translation MTIQEQLALWNQAALKVLDVRHAWLESGRELQAYRLPASMFFYMVRGSADIRLDQLSFVAEGQYICHGGKGAVLSVTAGAERVEYYMVFYKAVVLQHSRRQALSALQYDSPFMLQYGMAPARPIPLYMLLEQMTRQWEQGGQLERLQVKALFHQFVYELQRQLAEEGEVATRPDLVMQAAGYMDDNYSSPITLSTLAELLGCHARQLQRLFKARLRVSPMEYLTERRMTAAMALLRELDVPLKQIAEAVGYTDSYYFSRMFKKFCGMSPTIYREQSLPLIRRQNPSMMSRLPIAGSGQRRYSVIGFENHYQYRDGEEQHMARGSRAGLAMTMILTLALMLAACSGGAGTSTNDGAGTTPASNTAQNVNKDAGAGTQEEQGKTRTIKHMKGELELTETPQKIVVLDVQYIDHMVALGKQPIGSVIATSDKETFPAYLADKLVDVKPLGSNQEPNVEGVLEAAPDLIIATEFQEKIYDDLDKIAPTLMFERNENWQTMLQTFGVILDKEQEAQQFIDQYNSRVAQMKSDLAAKLGDETVALLRPRDNAIRLHTSQHRTAEILYKDLGLKEPEMIKNPQDTAILISLEVLPDMNADHLFLLADDSNTELTAEFQATSIWKGLTAVQANHVYSVGTTQWIGYYGPLAINLILDDIQNALLK, from the coding sequence ATGACGATTCAGGAACAGTTGGCTCTATGGAATCAGGCCGCGCTGAAGGTGCTGGATGTTCGGCATGCATGGTTGGAGTCTGGGAGGGAGCTTCAGGCTTACCGATTGCCGGCGAGCATGTTCTTCTATATGGTGCGAGGCAGCGCGGACATCAGACTCGATCAACTGTCATTCGTCGCAGAGGGACAGTATATTTGTCATGGGGGTAAGGGAGCGGTATTGTCTGTTACCGCAGGCGCGGAGCGAGTGGAGTACTACATGGTGTTCTATAAGGCGGTAGTGCTGCAGCATAGCAGGAGGCAGGCGCTGTCTGCGCTGCAGTATGACAGCCCGTTCATGCTCCAGTATGGAATGGCTCCAGCGAGGCCTATTCCATTGTATATGCTGCTAGAGCAGATGACCCGGCAGTGGGAGCAGGGAGGACAGTTGGAGCGACTTCAGGTGAAGGCGCTGTTTCATCAGTTCGTCTATGAGCTGCAACGGCAGCTTGCCGAGGAAGGAGAGGTGGCGACCCGGCCTGATCTGGTGATGCAGGCAGCGGGCTATATGGACGATAACTATAGCAGCCCGATTACGCTGTCCACGCTCGCTGAACTGCTCGGCTGCCATGCCAGACAGCTTCAACGGCTGTTCAAGGCGAGGCTGCGCGTATCGCCGATGGAATATTTAACGGAGCGGCGGATGACGGCTGCGATGGCGCTGCTGCGTGAGCTGGATGTGCCGTTAAAGCAGATTGCAGAGGCGGTAGGGTATACGGATAGCTATTATTTCAGCAGAATGTTCAAGAAGTTCTGTGGGATGTCTCCGACTATCTACAGGGAGCAGTCTCTACCTCTCATTCGTCGCCAAAATCCATCCATGATGTCGCGTTTGCCCATTGCTGGGAGTGGGCAGCGCAGGTATAGTGTAATTGGGTTTGAAAATCATTATCAATACAGAGATGGAGAGGAACAACACATGGCAAGAGGGTCTAGAGCAGGATTGGCAATGACGATGATACTGACATTGGCGCTGATGCTGGCAGCGTGCTCCGGCGGCGCCGGTACAAGCACGAATGATGGCGCGGGAACTACGCCTGCAAGCAATACGGCGCAGAATGTGAATAAGGACGCTGGGGCAGGCACCCAGGAGGAGCAGGGTAAAACACGCACAATCAAGCATATGAAGGGCGAACTGGAGCTGACAGAAACACCGCAAAAAATTGTGGTGCTGGACGTTCAGTATATCGACCATATGGTAGCGCTCGGCAAGCAGCCGATCGGCAGTGTCATTGCGACTAGCGACAAGGAGACGTTTCCGGCTTATCTGGCAGACAAGCTGGTCGATGTGAAGCCGCTCGGCTCCAATCAGGAGCCTAATGTGGAGGGGGTGCTGGAGGCAGCGCCGGATCTGATCATCGCAACGGAGTTCCAGGAGAAAATCTATGACGACCTGGATAAGATTGCACCGACACTGATGTTCGAGCGCAATGAGAACTGGCAGACGATGCTGCAGACCTTCGGTGTCATCCTCGATAAGGAACAGGAAGCACAGCAATTCATTGACCAGTACAATAGCAGAGTAGCTCAGATGAAGTCTGATCTGGCTGCGAAGCTGGGCGATGAGACGGTCGCATTGCTTCGTCCACGGGATAACGCGATTCGTCTGCATACCTCACAGCACCGGACAGCCGAAATCTTGTACAAGGATCTGGGGCTGAAGGAGCCGGAGATGATCAAAAATCCGCAAGATACCGCCATCCTGATCTCGCTGGAGGTGCTGCCGGATATGAATGCCGACCATCTCTTCCTGCTGGCTGATGACTCCAATACCGAGCTGACCGCTGAATTCCAGGCGACCTCGATCTGGAAGGGACTGACCGCAGTGCAGGCCAATCATGTCTACTCGGTTGGCACAACGCAATGGATCGGATATTATGGCCCGCTGGCCATCAATCTCATCCTGGATGATATTCAGAACGCGCTGCTGAAGTAG